A window of Campylobacter pinnipediorum subsp. pinnipediorum contains these coding sequences:
- the tsaE gene encoding tRNA (adenosine(37)-N6)-threonylcarbamoyltransferase complex ATPase subunit type 1 TsaE, with protein sequence MSKKFILCLNDINSLMDTLPKSGIILLQGTLASGKTTLVKSIVKFHGIDEEVTSPTFSIMQSYKSENITIYHYDIYQNGVNGLLNNGLFENLFEDGLHLVEWGDENLENLLKNYEMQYIKIVINLKDDLREYEVFGA encoded by the coding sequence ATGAGTAAGAAATTTATTCTTTGTTTGAATGATATAAACAGCCTAATGGATACTTTACCAAAAAGCGGGATAATCTTACTCCAAGGAACACTTGCTTCTGGTAAAACAACGCTTGTTAAAAGTATAGTAAAATTTCACGGAATAGATGAAGAGGTTACATCTCCTACATTTTCTATAATGCAATCTTATAAGTCAGAAAATATAACAATTTATCATTATGATATATATCAAAATGGAGTTAATGGCTTATTAAACAATGGTCTTTTTGAAAATTTATTTGAAGATGGGTTGCATTTGGTAGAGTGGGGCGATGAGAATTTAGAAAATTTACTTAAAAACTACGAAATGCAATATATAAAAATTGTTATAAATTTAAAAGATGATCTAAGAGAATACGAGGTTTTTGGTGCATAA